One Brachyhypopomus gauderio isolate BG-103 unplaced genomic scaffold, BGAUD_0.2 sc67, whole genome shotgun sequence DNA segment encodes these proteins:
- the LOC143490860 gene encoding dnaJ homolog subfamily B member 1-like isoform X2, with translation MKAIRHGWYGETRALQFPFTVTSGLKGGAGGGGGTNGPGFTYTFQGDPHAMFAEFFGGRNPFEAFFGRPGGGLNDDMDVDDPFMNFGMGGLGRGRTFGMQGGHSGRMEKKQDPAVTHNLGVTLEEVLSGCTKKMKISRKRLNPDGRTTRSEDKILTVEVKKGWKEGTKITFPREGDETPTNIPADVVFVVKDKPHPVFRRNGSDIIYPARVSLKEALCGCTVKAPTLDGRTLTLPLQDIIRPGMKRRFTGEGLPLPKTPERRGDLVVEFEVKFPERLSQNAKDTIAQVLPSS, from the exons ATGAAAGCTATCCGACATGGTTGGTACGGAGAGACAAGAGCGCTTCAGTTTCCTTTCACTGTGACATCAG GCCTGAAAGGAGGTGCAGGCGGAGGTGGTGGTACAAATGGCCCTGGCTTCACATACACGTTCCAGGGCGACCCTCACGCCATGTTTGCAGAGTTCTTCGGAGGTCGAAACCCTTTTGAGGCCTTCTTTGGCCGTCCTGGTGGTGGTTTGAATGACGACATGGACGTAGATGACCCCTTTATGAACTTTGGCATGGGTGGACTGGGTCGCGGGCGAACCTTCGGCATGCAAGGTGGCCACTCTGGGCGGATGGAAAAGAAACAGGATCCGGCAGTGACCCACAACCTTGGGGTCACCCTGGAAGAGGTGCTCTCTGGCTGCACCAAGAAGATGAAGATCTCCCGTAAGCGGCTTAACCCAGATGGCAGAACGACCCGGTCTGAGGACAAGATCCTCACGGTGGAGGTGAAGAAAGGTTGGAAGGAGGGGACCAAGATTACCTTCCCAAGGGAGGGCGATGAGACGCCCACCAACATCCCTGCCGATGTAGTGTTTGTGGTCAAAGACAAGCCACACCCAGTGTTCAGACGAAATGGTTCTGACATAATTTACCCAGCTAGAGTGTCTCTCAAAGAG GCGCTCTGTGGTTGCACAGTAAAGGCTCCTACGTTAGACGGCCGCACCCTCACCCTGCCCCTCCAGGACATTATTCGGCCGGGCATGAAGAGGCGATTTACGGGGGAGGGGCTCCCCTTACCTAAAACCCCTGAGCGTCGTGGTGACCTCGTAGTAGAGTTTGAAGTGAAGTTCCCTGAGAGACTCAGCCAGAATGCCAAGGACACTATTGCTCAAGTGCTGCCTTCATCCTGA
- the LOC143490860 gene encoding dnaJ homolog subfamily B member 1-like isoform X1 — protein sequence MVKMGKDYYSILGIQKGASDDEIKKAYRKQALKYHPDKNKAPNAEEKFKEIAEAYDVLSDPEKKDIYDRFGEEGLKGGAGGGGGTNGPGFTYTFQGDPHAMFAEFFGGRNPFEAFFGRPGGGLNDDMDVDDPFMNFGMGGLGRGRTFGMQGGHSGRMEKKQDPAVTHNLGVTLEEVLSGCTKKMKISRKRLNPDGRTTRSEDKILTVEVKKGWKEGTKITFPREGDETPTNIPADVVFVVKDKPHPVFRRNGSDIIYPARVSLKEALCGCTVKAPTLDGRTLTLPLQDIIRPGMKRRFTGEGLPLPKTPERRGDLVVEFEVKFPERLSQNAKDTIAQVLPSS from the exons ATGGTGAAGATGGGGAAGGACTACTACAGTATTTTGGGAATTCAGAAGGGGGCATCCGACGACGAGATCAAGAAAGCCTACCGTAAACAAGCTTTAAAATATCACCCGGACAAAAACAAAGCACCGAATGCCGAAGAAAAATTCAAGGAGATCGCGGAAGCGTACGATGTTTTGAGCGATCCCGAAAAGAAAGACATATATGATCGATTTGGGGAAGAGG GCCTGAAAGGAGGTGCAGGCGGAGGTGGTGGTACAAATGGCCCTGGCTTCACATACACGTTCCAGGGCGACCCTCACGCCATGTTTGCAGAGTTCTTCGGAGGTCGAAACCCTTTTGAGGCCTTCTTTGGCCGTCCTGGTGGTGGTTTGAATGACGACATGGACGTAGATGACCCCTTTATGAACTTTGGCATGGGTGGACTGGGTCGCGGGCGAACCTTCGGCATGCAAGGTGGCCACTCTGGGCGGATGGAAAAGAAACAGGATCCGGCAGTGACCCACAACCTTGGGGTCACCCTGGAAGAGGTGCTCTCTGGCTGCACCAAGAAGATGAAGATCTCCCGTAAGCGGCTTAACCCAGATGGCAGAACGACCCGGTCTGAGGACAAGATCCTCACGGTGGAGGTGAAGAAAGGTTGGAAGGAGGGGACCAAGATTACCTTCCCAAGGGAGGGCGATGAGACGCCCACCAACATCCCTGCCGATGTAGTGTTTGTGGTCAAAGACAAGCCACACCCAGTGTTCAGACGAAATGGTTCTGACATAATTTACCCAGCTAGAGTGTCTCTCAAAGAG GCGCTCTGTGGTTGCACAGTAAAGGCTCCTACGTTAGACGGCCGCACCCTCACCCTGCCCCTCCAGGACATTATTCGGCCGGGCATGAAGAGGCGATTTACGGGGGAGGGGCTCCCCTTACCTAAAACCCCTGAGCGTCGTGGTGACCTCGTAGTAGAGTTTGAAGTGAAGTTCCCTGAGAGACTCAGCCAGAATGCCAAGGACACTATTGCTCAAGTGCTGCCTTCATCCTGA